TCAAGGAACGATCAATAATGATATTTTATCTGCAACTCAATTAGCGACAGAATCCGCTCCTCACATTATGAATGGGGGTCAAGGAAATGACGTATTGCAGAGTGCCGGAGTGAACAGAAACGCTGACGGACGAGTAGTCATGAAGGGTGGTCAAGGAAATGATTTACTTTCCATTGGTAGTCTATTGTTCGATCGCATGGATGGAGGTAGTGGCGAAGATACCCTGCAACTAAATAGTTTTATTCTTTCCTCCAACAACCTAGATTTAACCGATCGCACCGTAGGCAGTCGTATTCAAGGAATTGAAATTATTGATCTCGGTTTTAATAACCGTGTCACCCTCAATTTAGAAACCCTGACAAGTCTTTCGGACACCACCAACACCTTTAAAGTTCTCGGTCATAGCTCTTTTGTCGTAGCCAATGACTTTGCTCAATGGATTAAGCAAGACCCTGTCACCATCGATGATGTTATTTTTGATCAATATATTAATCAAGGAACTCGCCTTTTAATTCAACAGGATCTCGATTCTAATGGCAGAAATCAAAATGTATTTCAATCCACGGCAATTTCTGATGTTGTGGTTAATGGTACAGAAAGTGATGATGTTATTTCTTCATCTTCCTTGAATAGTTTAAGGGCTAATGTTATTCATGGTTTAGGTGGGGATGACCTTATTGATGTGAGCGATACCCAAGGAGAACATATTATTCATGGCGGAGCAGGACTCGATCGCATTATTGTTAGCAAAAATGACACCGCTTTTGGTTCTTTGGGAGATGACACCTTCGAAGCCTTAGAAAACAGCGAAAATAACATCCTCCACGGTGATGAAGGAAATGATACATTTCTCCCTGGTAAAAATAACCAAGCCTTTGGTGGACAAGGACGCGATCGCTTTTTCATGCAAGGAGAAGGTAAAAATCTAGTATGGGGAGGACAAGACATCGATGAATTTTGGATTGCAGACCAAGACTTTCCCTCTTCTTTTAACGCTATTATGGACTTTGAATTGGGAGTCGATACTATTGGCTTAAAAGGATTTGCTGGACGAGAAGAAGAGATCAAACTATTTCAATTTGGAACAGATACCCTTATATCTTTAGGAAATCAACATTTAGCCCGTGTTCAGGGAATTAACCCCAATTTCTTAAAAATAACCTCCCAAGGCAATGATCTCCTCATTTTAGCTCAGGAAATAAGCACAATCACCGTCACTAACACCAACGATTCTGGCGATGGTTCTTTACGTCAAGCCATTATTGATGCTAATAACACCCCTGAACAAGAAATAATCGATCTCTCTGGAATAGGTGGTCGTACAATCCAGTTGCAAAGTCCCTTACCCACCATCATCTCAGATCTTATCATTCAAACCGCAGGACCATTAGGAACACCCACCATTAAAGCTCCAAATAGTCAATTTAACAATATTTTCACCCTCGGTGGCGTTAACTTTAACTTATCCTATGCTAACTTGCAAAATGGTTTTGCTCGAGGCGGAAATGGCGTTACCGGTGGTGGTGGTGGTTTAGGAGCAGGGGGGGCGATAAATACTTCGAATTACCTAGCCACAGTCACCCTCGACAATATTGTCTTTGATTCCAACCAAGCCGTTGGTGGTAATGGAACCACAGGTGCTCGTGGCGGTGGAGGCGAATTCGCAGGAACTCCCGATGATCAACCCCAATCTGGCGGGAATGGAGGATCTTTTAATATCAATGGAACAAATGCTCCGGGATTTGGTGGCTCTGGTGGAAGCATAGAGAATGGAGAAAGCGGAGGACGAGGGGGCAATGGTGGTAATACTAATGTTGTCGGTTATGGTGGTGGCGGTGCTGGTGGTGGCGGTGGTGGTAGTGGTGGTACTTTAGGCGGAAGTGCTACTAACGGTGGTGATGGTGGTGATGGTGGTTTTGGTGGTTTCGGTGCTGGTGGTGGTGCTGGAGGGGGCGGTGGTGGTGCTGGTCCTTCTGGTCCTTCCAATCGTGCGGGTAATGGTGGTGCTGGTGGTGCTGGTGGTAATTTTGCTGGTAATGGAACGGGAGGTTCTAAAGGTGAAGATCCTGAATTCGCATCGGGCAGTAGTCCGGGAAATGGTGGCACTGGAGGCGGTGGTGCCGGTTTAGGGGGTGCTTTATTTATTCAATATGCCAATGTGACTATCACTAATAGTATTTTTTCCGATAATCGAGCCCAAGGGGGCAGTGGTGGAAACAATGGTCAAGGTCTTGGAGGTGCTATTTTTATTGATGATGGTAATTCTACTGTTACGGGCAGTAACTTAACTTTTAATAATAATTCAGCTCCTAACAGTGAGGGGGGAGAGTTTGCTGGTATCAATGGTGAATCTCAGAATAATAACGATGTTTTTGGTACAATTAAGTCCATATCTTCAGCCCAAGAAGAGTTATTTGCCGTACCTTCTCCCCAAGAATTAGAAAGAGATAGTCTTTTAACTATTACTTTTAATCGTTTTCGCAATAATGATGGAGGTTATTTATATACTGATGAAATAGAAAGTCGAATTGTCAGTCAAAGTTTTCCTAACTTTATCCAAGAGGGATCAGCTTTTAAAGTTTCAACCAGAGAAGATGACAATTTAATTCGTTTTAACCGCTTCCAAAACTCCGATAAACCGGGTTCTTATCTTTATGCAGGGGAAGCAGAAAGTGCTAATATTAGAGAGAATTTCCCCAATTTTGTGGAAGAAGGTATTGCTTTTTATGCTTATGCTGGAAATGCCGATGTTGGCACAGACTTTTTCCGTTTCCAAAATAATCAACAACCCGGGGTATATATTTACGTTGCGGAGGAAGAACGAAATACTATCCTAGAAAACTTCCCTCAATTTACTTTTGAAGGTGTCGCTTTTGAGGCCTTGGGCTAAATTAATTGATTTTCTTTTGTTCATAAACCTTAAGGGTTGAACAATGTTTAACCCCGACAATCTTCCCAAATTCAGTTTTTTATCGCAATAATGTTATTAACAAATAATCATAAAAATTTAATTTTAAATAATTGTACAAAACAAGATATTATCAATTATTTAAACAGTGCTTGGGAAACAGAAGATATTTTATTTAAAAGTATTCAAGACGATCGAACCTTTTATCTTAATCCTGATTCTCTGCGTAATCCTCTCATTTTTTATCTTGGTCATTCGGCGATATTTTACATCAATAAATTGCTCATTGTTGGTTTATTAGACACTGGAATTAACCCTCTTTATGAAAAATTATATGAAATGGGAGTTGATCCAGATACCCCAGATGAGTTACAAAATGCGATCGCATCTATTCAATGGCATGATGTAGAAAAATTATGGACATATCGCCATCAAGCCAGAAATCTATTGATTGACATAATTAAAAAAACTCCCCTTGAGTTACCTATCACCCCTGAAAGTCGATGGTGGGCAATTATTATGGGGATAGAGCATCAAAGGATACACATAGAAACATCTTCGATGTTAATACGACAATTACCCGTAGAATTAATCGCAAAACCTTCATCTTGGTATTATGCCTCAAGCAAAGGAAAACCTCCTAAAAATGACATGATAACAGTCAAAGGAGGAGTCGTGAACCTTGGCAACCCAGAAAAGGCTTATCTCTACGGTTGGGATGTAGATTTCGGCACAAGAGAAGTAATTGTCAATGATTTTGCTGTTAGTAAATACCCTATTACCAACGATGAATTTTTGCAATTTGTGAAGTCTGGAGGTTATCAAAATTCAAACTATTGGCAGGAAGAAGGATGGCAATGGCGAGAAACAAATCAAGTTACCCATCCTAAATTTTGGATACTAAATCAAGATAGTTACCGTTATCGTCTCATGTTTGATGAGATAGATTTACCCCTCGATTTTCCAGTAGAAGTCAACCATCATGAAGCGATCGCATTTTGTAATTATTATAGTCAGAAAATAGGTCAAAAATGTACCATGATGAGTGAGGCACAGTGGCACTTAGCCAGTGGGAAAAACCAAGATGACGAGAATAAATATAACCTCAACCTAAAATATATTTCCCCGACTCCTGTTGGTAGCATAGAAACAGCACAAAGTCATGAAGGAATTTACGATTTAAGAGGAAATGTCTGGGAATGGTTAGCGGATATATTTACACCCCTAACAGATTTTCAACCTCATTATCTATATCAAGACTATTCTGCTCCATTCTTTGATAATCGTCATTATCTTTTAAAAGGTGGTTCTTGGGCTACCAATGGTTATGAAGCCACCCCTTATTATCGTAATTGGTTTCGTCCTCATTTCTTCCAACACGCAGGGTTTAGAATATCAAACCAATTTTCCTAGTTATAGTAGCAGATTTGGAAAGAGGCAAAGTTAAAAGGGCAAGGGGCAATAGTGAATAGTTGATAATTAACCTCAGTTTGGTTTAAGAATATCCGATAAGGTTAGGTATCATATCAAATCCGTTTAATTAGCCACACTAAAAGATATTAATTAGGCCACCAATAAAAATTGGCTATTCCTTTAACTATTTCTTTTTCTTCCATAATTTTTTTGCATCTACTAATAACTACCTCTTCTAACTCTTCTAAATTTTTAAATGTCCTATTAGCGATGGCCTCATTTATTAATGGCCACAAACGTTCTGCCGGTTGTAATTCTGGAGAGTGAGAAGGCATCAGCATAACGTGGATTCCCTCTGGTATTTCCGTCGTTTCTTTAATCGGATGCCAACCAGCTTGATCCATTGCTAAAATCACCCTTTTGTTTTTACCTATTTCATAATGCTGTGCAAAATCTTTTAAGACTCGATTAAACAATTCAGTATTTACATATGGTAGTAGCCACCAATATGTCTCTCCTGTATTTGGTTCCACAAAGCCATATAACCACAACCATTGAAAACGCCAATTGACCGTAGCTATCGGTTGATAACCTTTTTCTACCCATACTCTTCTTAATACTGGTTTGAGTCCTAAACGATGCTCATCCTCAGCCCACACTTGAACGTCCGCGTCGGGATATTCTTGTTGAATCTTTTTTTTTTTTCTGCTAGTTGATTTTTCCATTCATTTTGTTCAAGGCAGCTAGAATTTTGATGATTTGGACGAGGACATCGGAGACGATATTCTAATCCTTTAAGATATTCCCATCCTCTTTGAGGAGAAAATAGTACGATCTAGAAGTTGAGTGAGCCATTTTGCGACCTTGACACCATTCCAAAGTCCTTGATCATCGGGGGGTGATTGTAATCTTTGATATAGCAGAGCTAATTGTTGATCGTCTAATAACGGTTTTCTACCCCGATTATGTTGTCTTTGATCCCCCAACATTTTTGCACCCGAACGATTATAACTACGAACAAGTTCGTAAATCCAACTTAAGCTATATCCTGTAACGTGGGAAACATAAGAGGTTCGTTTCCCTTGTGCTAATAACCAAATCACTTGGTAGTGAATTTTTTCAATCCCTTGTTTGGCTTTTCGATACCCTTGTTCTAATTCTTGTAAACTTAAATGGGGTTCAATTTTGATTCTTGAAGGCATTGGTCAAAATCTACGACAACAAATATACATCCTCTTGATTATACCATGTGCAATTAAGCGGATTTGATATCAGGTATCAGGTTGCAGGTTGCAAGTGGTAAGGGTTTTTAGCAAGGGGCTTAAGCCCCTTGTTTAAGTCAGTTCGGGTTAAGGCAATTTTATGATTATTTCTAAGAAGCTATAAGGTTTTCTGACTACGAGTTGGTCTGCTTTCAGCTTATCCAAAACTCAGGTTAATTAAGAATTAGTTTCTCCCTAGCACCTCTTTTCTAACCCCTACTCAGGTGTCCTTATCCTATACTTTCAAGCTGAACTAAGATTAGTTTAACTTTCTGTAATCAATTCTCTATCTTCTCTGATTCTTTGCTCAATATTTTTCCCGCCAATGAAAGAGCGTAAC
This is a stretch of genomic DNA from Cyanobacterium aponinum PCC 10605. It encodes these proteins:
- the ovoA gene encoding 5-histidylcysteine sulfoxide synthase, with product MLLTNNHKNLILNNCTKQDIINYLNSAWETEDILFKSIQDDRTFYLNPDSLRNPLIFYLGHSAIFYINKLLIVGLLDTGINPLYEKLYEMGVDPDTPDELQNAIASIQWHDVEKLWTYRHQARNLLIDIIKKTPLELPITPESRWWAIIMGIEHQRIHIETSSMLIRQLPVELIAKPSSWYYASSKGKPPKNDMITVKGGVVNLGNPEKAYLYGWDVDFGTREVIVNDFAVSKYPITNDEFLQFVKSGGYQNSNYWQEEGWQWRETNQVTHPKFWILNQDSYRYRLMFDEIDLPLDFPVEVNHHEAIAFCNYYSQKIGQKCTMMSEAQWHLASGKNQDDENKYNLNLKYISPTPVGSIETAQSHEGIYDLRGNVWEWLADIFTPLTDFQPHYLYQDYSAPFFDNRHYLLKGGSWATNGYEATPYYRNWFRPHFFQHAGFRISNQFS